The Sorex araneus isolate mSorAra2 chromosome 5, mSorAra2.pri, whole genome shotgun sequence genome has a segment encoding these proteins:
- the MOCS3 gene encoding adenylyltransferase and sulfurtransferase MOCS3 has translation MAARAEVLALQAEVARREEELSSLRQRLATALSAEQGPERPVPVSPLPPKAALSREEILRYSRQLVLPELGVAGQLRLAAASVLVVGCGGLGCPLAQYLAAAGVGRLGLVDYDVVEVSNLARQVLHGEDLAGQAKAFSAAASLRRLNSAVECVPYAQALTPATALDLVRRYDVVADCSDNVPTRYLVSDACVLAGRPLVSASALRFEGQLTVYHHAGGPCYRCVFPAPPPAHTVTSCADGGVLGVVTGVLGCLQALEVLKIAAGLGPSYSGRLLLFDALGGQFRAIRLRGRSPDCAACGERPTVTALQDYEAFCGAAATDKCRPLQLLRPDQRVSVTDYKQLLDAGVPHVLLDVRPQVEVDICRLPHALHIPLKHLERRDAASLQLLGEAIREARPGAQDGTGLPVYVICKLGNDSQKAVQILQAWSAAGELDAHPVQDVAGGLMAWAAKVDTSFPEY, from the coding sequence ATGGCTGCTCGCGCCGAGGTCCTGGCGCTGCAGGCCGAAGTGGCCCGGCGCGAAGAGGAGCTGAGCTCGCTGCGGCAGAGGCTGGCGACGGCGCTGTCGGcggagcaggggccggagcggcCGGTGCCCGTGTCGCCGCTGCCCCCCAAGGCCGCCCTGTCCCGGGAAGAGATTCTGCGCTACAGCCGGCAGCTCGTGCTGCCCGAGCTCGGCGTGGCCGGCCAGCTGCGCCTGGCCGCCGCGTCCGTGCTGGTGGTGGGCTGCGGGGGGCTGGGCTGCCCGCTGGCGCAGTACCTGGCCGCGGCCGGCGTGGGCCGCCTGGGCCTGGTGGACTACGACGTCGTGGAGGTGAGCAACCTGGCGCGCCAGGTGCTGCACGGCGAGGACCTGGCCGGCCAGGCCAAGGCCTTCTCGGCCGCCGCCTCGCTGCGCCGCCTCAATTCGGCCGTGGAGTGCGTGCCCTACGCGCAGGCGCTGACGCCGGCCACCGCGCTGGACCTGGTCCGCCGCTACGACGTCGTGGCCGACTGCTCGGACAACGTGCCCACGCGCTACCTGGTGAGCGACGCGTGCGTGCTGGCCGGCCGGCCGCTGGTGTCGGCCAGCGCCCTGCGCTTCGAGGGCCAGCTCACGGTGTACCACCACGCCGGCGGCCCCTGCTACCGCTGCGTGttccccgcgccgccgcccgcgcacACGGTGACCAGCTGCGCCGACGGCGGCGTGCTCGGCGTGGTCACGGGCGTCCTGGGCTGCCTGCAGGCGCTGGAGGTGCTCAAGATCGCCGCGGGGCTCGGCCCGTCCTACAGCGGCCGCCTGCTGCTCTTCGACGCGCTGGGCGGCCAGTTCCGCGCCATCCGGCTCCGTGGCCGCAGCCCCGACTGCGCGGCGTGCGGCGAGCGGCCCACGGTGACGGCCCTGCAGGACTACGAGGCCTTCTGCGGCGCGGCGGCCACCGACAAGTGCCGCCCCCTGCAGCTGCTGCGCCCCGACCAGCGCGTCTCCGTCACCGACTACAAGCAGCTGCTGGACGCCGGGGTGCCCCACGTGCTGCTGGACGTGAGGCCGCAGGTGGAGGTGGACATCTGCCGGCTGCCGCATGCCCTGCACATCCCCCTGAAACACCTGGAACGGAGGGACGCAGCCAGCTTGCAGCTCCTGGGAGAGGCCATCCGGGAAGCACGGCCGGGCGCGCAGGACGGGACCGGCCTCCCGGTTTACGTGATCTGCAAGCTGGGCAACGACTCCCAGAAAGCCGTGCAGATCCTACAGGCCTGGAGTGCAGCCGGGGAGCTGGACGCGCACCCCGTGCAGGACGTGGCGGGAGGCCTCATGGCCTGGGCGGCCAAAGTGGACACCTCGTTTCCCGAGTACTGA